Proteins encoded by one window of Acetivibrio thermocellus ATCC 27405:
- a CDS encoding cohesin domain-containing protein, which yields MKRKNKVLSILLTLLLIISTTSVNMSFAEATPSIEMVLDKTEVHVGDVITATIKVNNIRKLAGYQLNIKFDPEVLQPVDPATGEEFTDKSMPVNRVLLTNSKYGPTPVAGNDIKSGIINFATGYNNLTAYKSSGIDEHTGIIGEIGFKVLKKQNTSIRFEDTLSMPGAISGTSLFDWDAETITGYEVIQPDLIVVEAEPLKDASVALELDKTKVKVGDIITATIKIENMKNFAGYQLNIKYDPTMLEAIELETGSAIAKRTWPVTGGTVLQSDNYGKTTAVANDVGAGIINFAEAYSNLTKYRETGVAEETGIIGKIGFRVLKAGSTAIRFEDTTAMPGAIEGTYMFDWYGENIKGYSVVQPGEIVVEGEEPGEEPTEEPVPTETSVDPTPTVTEEPVPSELPDSYVIMELDKTKVKVGDIITATIKIENMKNFAGYQLNIKYDPTMLEAIELETGSAIAKRTWPVTGGTVLQSDNYGKTTAVANDVGAGIINFAEAYSNLTKYRETGVAEETGIIGKIGFRVLKAGSTAIRFEDTTAMPGAIEGTYMFDWYGENIKGYSVVQPGEIVVEGEEPGEEPTEEPVPTETSVDPTPTVTEEPVPSELPDSYVIMELDKTKVKVGDIITATIKIENMKNFAGYQLNIKYDPTMLEAIELETGSAIAKRTWPVTGGTVLQSDNYGKTTAVANDVGAGIINFAEAYSNLTKYRETGVAEETGIIGKIGFRVLKAGSTAIRFEDTTAMPGAIEGTYMFDWYGENIKGYSVVQPGEIVAEGEEPGEEPTEEPVPTETSADPTPTVTEEPVPSELPDSYVIMELDKTKVKVGDIITATIKIENMKNFAGYQLNIKYDPTMLEAIELETGSAIAKRTWPVTGGTVLQSDNYGKTTAVANDVGAGIINFAEAYSNLTKYRETGVAEETGIIGKIGFRVLKAGSTAIRFEDTTAMPGAIEGTYMFDWYGENIKGYSVVQPGEIVAEGEEPGEEPTEEPVPTETPVDPTPTVTEEPVPSELPDSYVIMELDKTKVKVGDIITATIKIENMKNFAGYQLNIKYDPTMLEAIELETGSAIAKRTWPVTGGTVLQSDNYGKTTAVANDVGAGIINFAEAYSNLTKYRETGVAEETGIIGKIGFRVLKAGSTAIRFEDTTAMPGAIEGTYMFDWYGENIKGYSVVQPGEIVAEGEEPTEEPVPTETPVDPTPTVTEEPVPSELPDSYVIMELDKTKVKEGDVIIATIRVNNIKNLAGYQIGIKYDPKVLEAFNIETGDPIDEGTWPAVGGTILKNRDYLPTGVAINNVSKGILNFAAYYVYFDDYREEGKSEDTGIIGNIGFRVLKAEDTTIRFEELESMPGSIDGTYMLDWYLNRISGYVVIQPAPIKAASDEPIPTDTPSDEPTPSDEPTPSDEPTPSDEPTPSDEPTPSETPEEPIPTDTPSDEPTPSDEPTPSDEPTPSDEPTPSDEPTPSETPEEPIPTDTPSDEPTPSDEPTPSDEPTPSDEPTPSDEPTPSETPEEPIPTDTPSDEPTPSDEPTPSDEPTPSDEPTPSDEPTPSETPEEPIPTDTPSDEPTPSDEPTPSDEPTPSDEPTPSDEPTPSDEPTPSDEPTPSETPEEPIPTDTPSDEPTPSDEPTPSDEPTPSDEPTPSDEPTPSDEPTPSDEPTPSETPEEPIPTDTPSDEPTPSDEPTPSDEPTPSDEPTPSDEPTPSETPEEPIPTDTPSDEPTPSDEPTPSDEPTPSDEPTPSDEPTPSETPEEPIPTDTPSDEPTPSDEPTPSDEPTPSDEPTPSDEPTPSETPEEPIPTDTPSDEPTPSDEPTPSDEPTPSDEPTPSDEPTPSETPEEPIPTDTPSDEPTPSDEPTPSDEPTPSDEPTPSDEPTPSETPEEPIPTDTPSDEPTPSDEPTPSDEPTPSDEPTPSDEPTPSETPEEPIPTDTPSDEPTPSDEPTPSDEPTPSDEPTPSDEPTPSDEPTPSDEPTPSETPEEPIPTDTPSDEPTPSDEPTPSDEPTPSDEPTPSDEPTPSDEPTPSDEPTPSETPEEPTPTTTPTPTPSTTPTSGSGGSGGSGGGGGGGGGTVPTSPTPTPTSKPTSTPAPTEIEEPTPSDVPGAIGGEHRAYLRGYPDGSFRPERNITRAEAAVIFAKLLGADESYGAQSASPYSDLADTHWAAWAIKFATSQGLFKGYPDGTFKPDQNITRAEFATVVLHFLTKVKGQEIMSKLATIDISNPKFDDCVGHWAQEFIEKLTSLGYISGYPDGTFKPQNYIKRSESVALINRALERGPLNGAPKLFPDVNESYWAFGDIMDGALDHSYIIEDEKEKFVKLLED from the coding sequence ATGAAACGAAAAAATAAAGTATTATCAATTTTGTTAACTCTGCTGCTAATAATCTCTACCACATCCGTAAACATGTCTTTTGCTGAAGCAACTCCAAGTATTGAAATGGTTCTTGATAAAACTGAAGTCCATGTAGGAGATGTAATAACGGCCACAATAAAAGTCAATAACATTAGAAAATTGGCGGGATATCAGCTAAATATCAAATTTGACCCTGAAGTTTTACAGCCGGTAGACCCTGCAACAGGAGAGGAATTTACTGATAAGTCCATGCCGGTAAATAGGGTTTTGCTGACAAACAGCAAATATGGACCTACTCCTGTGGCGGGTAACGATATAAAGTCAGGAATTATTAATTTTGCTACGGGATATAACAATTTAACAGCGTACAAATCCAGCGGAATAGACGAACATACAGGAATAATAGGAGAGATTGGTTTTAAAGTTTTAAAGAAACAAAATACGTCTATTAGGTTTGAAGATACATTATCGATGCCCGGGGCAATATCGGGAACAAGTTTGTTTGACTGGGATGCAGAAACTATAACAGGATATGAGGTAATACAGCCGGATCTTATAGTTGTAGAGGCAGAACCGTTAAAAGACGCCAGCGTGGCTCTGGAACTGGATAAGACGAAGGTAAAAGTAGGGGACATAATAACAGCGACGATAAAGATAGAGAACATGAAGAATTTTGCAGGGTACCAGTTGAATATCAAGTATGACCCGACCATGTTGGAGGCAATAGAACTGGAGACAGGAAGTGCGATAGCGAAGAGGACATGGCCGGTTACAGGAGGTACTGTTCTGCAAAGTGACAATTATGGAAAGACGACTGCGGTAGCGAATGATGTAGGAGCAGGTATAATAAACTTTGCTGAGGCATACTCGAACCTTACCAAATACAGAGAGACAGGTGTGGCAGAAGAGACAGGTATAATAGGAAAGATAGGCTTCAGAGTGCTGAAGGCAGGAAGTACGGCTATAAGATTTGAGGATACGACAGCGATGCCGGGAGCAATAGAAGGAACATACATGTTCGACTGGTATGGCGAGAACATCAAAGGGTATAGCGTAGTACAGCCTGGGGAAATAGTGGTAGAAGGAGAAGAGCCGGGTGAAGAGCCGACAGAAGAGCCTGTACCGACAGAGACATCGGTAGATCCCACACCGACAGTGACAGAAGAGCCTGTACCTTCAGAGCTTCCAGATTCCTATGTGATAATGGAACTGGATAAGACGAAGGTAAAAGTAGGGGACATAATAACAGCGACGATAAAGATAGAGAACATGAAGAATTTTGCAGGGTACCAGTTGAATATCAAGTATGACCCGACCATGTTGGAGGCAATAGAACTGGAGACAGGAAGCGCGATAGCGAAGAGGACATGGCCGGTTACAGGAGGTACTGTTCTGCAAAGTGACAATTATGGAAAGACGACTGCGGTAGCGAATGATGTAGGAGCAGGTATAATAAACTTTGCTGAGGCATACTCGAACCTTACCAAATACAGAGAGACAGGTGTGGCAGAGGAGACAGGTATAATAGGAAAGATAGGCTTCAGAGTGCTGAAGGCAGGAAGTACGGCTATAAGATTTGAGGATACGACAGCGATGCCGGGAGCAATAGAAGGAACATACATGTTCGACTGGTATGGCGAGAACATCAAAGGGTATAGCGTAGTACAGCCTGGGGAAATAGTGGTAGAAGGAGAAGAGCCGGGTGAAGAGCCGACAGAAGAGCCTGTACCGACAGAGACATCGGTAGATCCCACACCGACAGTGACAGAAGAGCCTGTACCTTCAGAGCTTCCAGATTCCTATGTGATAATGGAACTGGATAAGACGAAGGTAAAAGTAGGGGACATAATAACAGCGACGATAAAGATAGAGAACATGAAGAATTTTGCAGGGTACCAGTTGAATATCAAGTATGACCCGACCATGTTGGAGGCAATAGAACTGGAGACAGGAAGCGCGATAGCGAAGAGGACATGGCCGGTTACAGGAGGTACTGTTCTGCAAAGTGACAATTATGGAAAGACGACTGCGGTAGCGAATGATGTAGGAGCAGGTATAATAAACTTTGCTGAGGCATACTCGAACCTTACCAAATACAGAGAGACAGGTGTGGCAGAGGAGACAGGTATAATAGGAAAGATAGGCTTCAGAGTGCTGAAGGCAGGAAGTACGGCTATAAGATTTGAGGATACGACAGCGATGCCGGGAGCAATAGAAGGAACATACATGTTCGACTGGTATGGCGAGAACATCAAAGGGTATAGCGTAGTACAGCCTGGGGAAATAGTGGCAGAAGGAGAAGAGCCGGGTGAAGAGCCGACAGAAGAGCCTGTACCGACAGAGACATCGGCAGATCCCACACCGACAGTGACAGAAGAGCCTGTACCTTCAGAGCTTCCAGATTCCTATGTGATAATGGAACTGGATAAGACGAAGGTAAAAGTAGGGGACATAATAACAGCGACGATAAAGATAGAGAACATGAAGAATTTTGCAGGGTACCAGTTGAATATCAAGTATGACCCGACCATGTTGGAGGCAATAGAACTGGAGACAGGAAGTGCGATAGCGAAGAGGACATGGCCGGTTACAGGAGGTACTGTTCTGCAAAGTGACAATTATGGAAAGACGACTGCGGTAGCGAATGATGTAGGAGCAGGTATAATAAACTTTGCTGAGGCATACTCGAACCTTACCAAATACAGAGAGACAGGTGTGGCAGAGGAGACAGGTATAATAGGAAAGATAGGCTTCAGAGTACTGAAGGCAGGAAGTACGGCTATAAGATTTGAGGATACGACAGCGATGCCGGGAGCAATAGAAGGAACATACATGTTCGACTGGTATGGCGAGAACATCAAAGGGTATAGCGTAGTACAGCCTGGGGAAATAGTGGCAGAAGGAGAAGAGCCGGGTGAAGAGCCGACAGAAGAGCCTGTACCGACAGAGACACCAGTAGATCCCACACCGACAGTGACAGAAGAGCCTGTACCTTCAGAGCTTCCAGATTCCTATGTAATAATGGAACTGGATAAGACGAAGGTAAAAGTAGGGGACATAATAACAGCGACGATAAAGATAGAGAACATGAAGAATTTTGCAGGGTACCAGTTGAATATCAAGTATGACCCGACCATGTTGGAGGCAATAGAACTGGAGACAGGAAGTGCGATAGCGAAGAGGACATGGCCGGTTACAGGAGGTACTGTTCTGCAAAGTGACAATTATGGAAAGACGACTGCGGTAGCGAATGATGTAGGAGCAGGTATAATAAACTTTGCTGAGGCATACTCGAACCTTACCAAATACAGAGAGACAGGTGTGGCAGAGGAGACAGGTATAATAGGAAAGATAGGCTTCAGAGTACTGAAGGCAGGAAGTACGGCTATAAGATTTGAGGATACGACAGCGATGCCGGGAGCAATAGAAGGAACATACATGTTCGACTGGTATGGCGAGAACATCAAAGGGTATAGCGTAGTACAGCCTGGGGAAATAGTGGCGGAAGGAGAAGAGCCGACAGAAGAGCCTGTACCGACAGAGACACCAGTAGATCCCACACCGACAGTGACAGAAGAGCCTGTACCTTCAGAGCTTCCAGATTCCTATGTGATAATGGAATTGGATAAGACGAAGGTAAAAGAAGGCGACGTAATAATAGCAACAATAAGAGTAAATAACATAAAGAATCTTGCCGGATATCAGATAGGCATCAAATATGACCCGAAAGTATTAGAGGCATTTAATATCGAGACAGGGGACCCAATAGATGAAGGAACATGGCCTGCAGTAGGGGGAACAATACTGAAGAATAGAGATTACCTGCCGACTGGGGTAGCAATAAACAATGTATCTAAAGGAATACTGAATTTTGCTGCTTATTACGTTTACTTCGATGACTATAGAGAGGAAGGAAAGTCAGAAGATACAGGAATTATAGGAAATATAGGCTTTAGAGTACTGAAGGCGGAAGATACAACGATAAGATTTGAAGAGCTGGAGTCAATGCCGGGTTCAATAGACGGAACATATATGTTGGATTGGTATCTTAATAGAATCTCTGGCTATGTAGTAATACAACCGGCGCCTATAAAGGCGGCTAGTGACGAACCAATACCAACGGATACACCATCAGATGAACCGACACCGTCAGACGAGCCAACGCCATCTGACGAACCGACACCGTCTGATGAGCCAACACCGTCAGATGAACCGACTCCGTCAGAGACACCTGAGGAGCCGATACCGACGGATACACCATCAGATGAACCGACACCATCAGACGAGCCAACGCCATCTGATGAACCAACACCGTCTGATGAGCCAACACCATCTGATGAACCGACTCCGTCAGAGACACCTGAGGAGCCGATACCGACGGATACACCATCAGATGAACCGACACCGTCAGACGAGCCAACGCCATCTGACGAACCAACACCGTCTGATGAGCCAACACCGTCAGATGAACCGACTCCGTCAGAGACACCTGAGGAGCCGATACCGACGGATACACCATCAGATGAACCGACACCGTCAGACGAGCCAACGCCATCTGACGAACCAACACCGTCTGATGAGCCAACACCGTCAGATGAACCGACTCCGTCAGAGACACCTGAGGAGCCGATACCGACGGATACACCATCAGATGAACCGACACCGTCAGACGAGCCGACACCATCTGACGAACCAACACCGTCAGACGAGCCAACGCCATCTGACGAACCGACACCGTCTGATGAGCCAACACCATCTGATGAACCGACTCCGTCAGAGACACCTGAGGAGCCGATACCGACGGATACACCATCAGATGAACCGACACCGTCAGACGAGCCGACACCATCTGACGAACCAACACCGTCAGACGAGCCAACGCCATCTGACGAACCGACACCGTCTGATGAGCCAACACCATCTGATGAACCGACTCCGTCAGAGACACCTGAGGAGCCGATACCGACGGATACACCATCAGATGAACCGACACCGTCAGACGAGCCGACACCATCTGACGAACCAACACCGTCTGATGAGCCAACACCGTCAGATGAACCGACTCCGTCAGAGACACCTGAGGAGCCGATACCGACGGATACACCATCAGATGAACCGACACCGTCAGACGAGCCAACGCCATCTGACGAACCGACACCGTCTGATGAGCCAACACCGTCAGATGAACCGACTCCGTCAGAGACACCTGAGGAGCCGATACCGACGGATACACCATCAGATGAACCGACACCGTCAGACGAGCCAACGCCATCTGACGAACCGACACCGTCTGATGAGCCAACACCGTCAGATGAACCGACTCCGTCAGAGACACCTGAGGAGCCGATACCGACGGATACACCATCAGATGAACCGACACCATCAGACGAGCCAACGCCATCTGATGAACCAACACCGTCTGATGAGCCAACACCATCTGATGAACCGACTCCGTCAGAGACACCTGAGGAGCCGATACCGACGGATACACCATCAGATGAACCGACACCGTCAGACGAGCCAACGCCATCTGACGAACCAACACCGTCTGATGAGCCAACACCGTCAGATGAACCGACTCCGTCAGAGACACCTGAGGAGCCGATACCGACGGATACACCATCAGATGAACCGACACCGTCAGACGAGCCAACGCCATCTGACGAACCAACACCGTCTGATGAGCCAACACCGTCAGATGAACCGACTCCGTCAGAGACACCTGAGGAGCCGATACCGACGGATACACCATCAGATGAACCGACACCGTCAGACGAGCCGACACCATCTGACGAACCAACACCGTCAGACGAGCCAACGCCATCTGACGAACCGACACCGTCTGATGAGCCAACACCATCTGATGAACCGACTCCGTCAGAGACACCTGAGGAGCCGATACCGACGGATACACCATCAGATGAACCGACACCGTCAGACGAGCCGACACCATCTGACGAACCAACACCGTCAGACGAGCCAACGCCATCTGACGAACCGACACCGTCTGATGAGCCAACACCATCTGATGAACCGACTCCGTCAGAGACACCTGAGGAGCCGACACCGACTACTACACCGACACCAACACCGTCGACAACGCCTACAAGTGGCAGCGGAGGCAGTGGTGGAAGCGGTGGTGGCGGCGGAGGTGGTGGAGGAACTGTACCTACATCTCCAACACCGACACCGACATCTAAACCGACGTCTACACCTGCACCGACAGAAATCGAAGAGCCTACACCATCTGATGTGCCTGGTGCAATCGGTGGAGAACATAGAGCATACTTAAGAGGATATCCGGATGGAAGCTTCAGGCCTGAAAGAAATATAACAAGAGCTGAAGCGGCGGTAATCTTTGCTAAGTTGCTTGGAGCCGATGAAAGCTATGGAGCTCAGTCTGCAAGTCCATATAGTGATTTGGCTGATACTCACTGGGCTGCATGGGCAATCAAATTTGCAACAAGCCAGGGCTTGTTCAAAGGATATCCGGACGGTACGTTTAAACCTGATCAGAACATAACGAGAGCGGAATTCGCAACTGTGGTACTCCACTTCCTGACAAAAGTTAAGGGTCAGGAAATAATGAGCAAGCTTGCAACAATAGATATAAGTAATCCGAAGTTTGACGATTGTGTCGGACATTGGGCACAAGAGTTTATTGAGAAATTGACAAGCTTGGGTTATATTAGTGGCTATCCTGACGGAACGTTCAAGCCGCAAAACTATATTAAACGTTCCGAAAGTGTGGCACTGATTAACAGAGCTCTGGAGAGAGGTCCGCTTAATGGAGCGCCGAAGCTCTTCCCGGATGTTAACGAATCATACTGGGCATTTGGCGACATTATGGACGGTGCTCTCGACCACAGTTACATTATCGAAGATGAGAAAGAAAAATTCGTTAAATTGCTCGAAGATTAA
- a CDS encoding Cthe_3079 family anchoring scaffoldin (This S-layer domain-containing protein, also known as Orf2p, contributes to anchoring the cellulosome.), with protein MKKNNVLTIAAMIALLLTSLLTSITFGETSSIPSRISMELDKTKANIGDIIIATIRIDNINNFSGYQLNIKYDPSYLQAVNPLTGEPIKKRTMPAVNGTVLLKGDQYSITEVVENNVDEGILNFGKGYANLTEYRKSGKPETTGIIGKIGFKALKLGKTEIKFENTPVMPGAKEGTLLFDWDAETITEYNVIQPKELAITLPDDAHIALELDKTKVKVGDVIVATVKAKNMTSMAGIQVNIKYDPEVLQAIDPATGKPFTKETLLVDPELLSNREYNPLLTAVNDINSGIINYASCYVYWDSYRESGVSESTGIIGKVGFKVLKAANTTVKLEETRFTPNSIDGTLVIDWYGQQIVGYKVIQPDKITVISEPEVPTQTPTQTPPTTTAPSQTPTQTPPTTTAPSQTPTQTPAVTPTQSATPSDPGGGGGGLPGGGGGAVNPSASPTPTPTSKPTPTATKKPEPTEIEEPEPEIPGTVGIHYSYLTGYPDKMFRPEKSITRAEAAVIFAKLLGANENTKINYNVSYTDVDSSHWASWAIKFVSYKKLFTGYPDGSFKPNQNITRAEFSTVVFKLLVSEKGLKEEKIEKSKFGDTKGHWAQQFIEQLSDLGYINGYPDGTFKPNNNIKRSESVALINRAMGRGPLHGAPQVFEDVPQTHWAFKDIAEGVLNHRYKLDNEGKEQLLEIIDN; from the coding sequence ATGAAAAAAAACAATGTATTAACAATAGCAGCTATGATAGCGCTTCTTCTAACCAGCTTACTTACAAGTATAACTTTTGGGGAGACTTCGAGTATACCTTCAAGAATATCTATGGAGCTTGACAAGACAAAAGCAAACATAGGCGACATAATTATAGCCACAATAAGAATTGACAATATCAATAACTTTAGCGGATATCAATTAAATATAAAGTATGATCCGTCATACCTCCAGGCAGTTAATCCTTTGACAGGAGAACCGATAAAAAAGAGAACAATGCCGGCAGTGAACGGCACGGTGTTGTTAAAGGGAGATCAGTACAGTATTACTGAGGTTGTAGAAAATAACGTCGATGAAGGGATTTTAAATTTTGGCAAGGGATATGCAAATTTAACTGAATACAGGAAAAGCGGAAAACCTGAAACAACCGGAATTATTGGCAAGATAGGATTTAAAGCCTTAAAGCTTGGCAAGACGGAGATCAAATTTGAGAACACACCCGTCATGCCTGGGGCAAAAGAAGGAACACTGCTGTTTGACTGGGATGCAGAAACTATAACGGAATATAATGTAATTCAGCCTAAAGAACTTGCAATAACGTTACCGGACGATGCACACATTGCTTTGGAACTTGACAAGACAAAAGTGAAAGTGGGAGATGTAATTGTTGCGACAGTAAAAGCAAAGAATATGACTAGTATGGCGGGAATTCAGGTAAATATTAAATATGACCCTGAAGTATTGCAGGCGATTGATCCTGCGACGGGAAAACCGTTTACAAAAGAAACATTACTTGTGGACCCGGAACTGTTATCAAACAGAGAATATAATCCGTTGTTAACAGCAGTTAATGACATAAATTCCGGCATTATAAATTATGCATCTTGTTATGTATATTGGGATTCCTACAGAGAATCAGGAGTATCTGAAAGCACCGGAATAATTGGAAAGGTTGGCTTTAAAGTGCTGAAAGCTGCCAACACCACAGTAAAACTGGAAGAAACAAGATTTACACCAAATTCGATAGACGGTACTTTGGTAATTGATTGGTATGGCCAACAGATAGTTGGTTATAAAGTAATACAGCCCGACAAAATTACTGTGATTTCAGAGCCTGAGGTACCAACACAAACACCTACACAGACACCGCCAACAACAACAGCACCATCGCAAACACCTACGCAGACACCGCCAACAACAACAGCACCATCACAGACACCTACACAGACACCGGCAGTAACGCCGACGCAAAGTGCAACTCCGTCGGATCCTGGCGGAGGTGGAGGAGGCCTCCCGGGTGGTGGAGGCGGCGCTGTTAATCCTTCAGCTTCACCGACACCAACACCGACATCCAAACCTACTCCTACTGCCACTAAAAAACCGGAGCCAACGGAAATAGAAGAACCCGAACCTGAAATACCGGGCACTGTTGGAATACATTATTCATACCTGACAGGTTATCCGGACAAAATGTTCAGACCTGAAAAGAGTATTACAAGAGCTGAAGCAGCCGTGATTTTTGCAAAACTTTTGGGAGCAAACGAAAATACAAAGATAAACTATAATGTTTCATACACCGATGTTGACAGCTCCCATTGGGCAAGTTGGGCAATCAAATTTGTATCATACAAGAAACTGTTTACCGGATATCCTGATGGCTCGTTCAAGCCTAATCAGAATATAACGAGAGCCGAATTTTCAACGGTTGTGTTTAAGCTTCTTGTATCTGAGAAAGGTCTAAAAGAAGAAAAGATTGAAAAGTCCAAGTTTGGTGATACAAAGGGCCACTGGGCACAACAGTTTATTGAACAGCTGTCAGACCTTGGATACATCAACGGATATCCTGATGGTACATTCAAGCCCAACAACAATATCAAACGATCAGAAAGTGTTGCCCTGATAAACAGAGCTATGGGAAGAGGGCCTTTGCATGGCGCACCGCAGGTATTCGAGGATGTTCCTCAGACACACTGGGCTTTCAAAGATATTGCAGAGGGCGTGCTCAATCACAGATACAAACTGGACAATGAGGGCAAAGAACAATTGCTGGAGATAATTGATAACTAA
- the ancA gene encoding cellulosome-anchoring protein AncA — MKRIKRILAVLTIFALLATINAFTFVSLAQTNTIEIIIGNVKARPGDRIEVPVSLKNVPDKGIVSSDFVIEYDSKLFKVIELKAGDIVENPSESFSYNVVEKDEIIAVLYLEETGLGIEAIRTDGVFFTIVMEVSKDVKPGISPIKFESFGATADNDMNEMTPKLVEGKVEIIEASAPEATPTPGSTAGSGAGGGTGSSGSGQPSATPTPTATEKPSTTPKTTEQPHEDIPQSGGTGEHAPFLKGYPGGLFKPENNITRAEAAVIFAKLLGADENSAGKNSSITFKDLKDSHWAAWAIKYVTEQNLFGGYPDGTFMPDKSITRAEFATVTYKFLEKLGKIEQGTDVKTQLKDIEGHWAQKYIETLVAKGYIKGYPDETFRPQASIKRAESVALINRSLERGPLNGAVLEFTDVPVNYWAYKDIAEGVIYHSYKIDENGQEVMVEKLD; from the coding sequence ATGAAGAGAATAAAAAGAATTTTAGCAGTGCTTACAATTTTCGCTTTGCTTGCAACTATTAATGCATTCACGTTTGTTTCACTGGCACAAACAAACACCATTGAAATAATTATAGGTAATGTCAAAGCACGACCGGGTGACAGAATTGAGGTGCCGGTAAGCCTGAAAAATGTTCCTGACAAAGGAATAGTCAGTTCAGACTTCGTAATTGAATATGACTCAAAACTCTTTAAAGTAATAGAATTAAAGGCCGGAGACATTGTGGAAAATCCTTCAGAAAGCTTTAGTTACAATGTAGTGGAGAAGGACGAAATTATTGCCGTTTTGTATTTGGAAGAAACCGGTTTGGGTATCGAGGCCATAAGAACCGACGGAGTATTCTTTACAATAGTGATGGAAGTAAGCAAAGATGTAAAGCCGGGGATTAGCCCGATAAAATTTGAAAGCTTTGGGGCTACTGCAGATAATGATATGAACGAAATGACCCCAAAACTTGTGGAAGGTAAAGTGGAAATTATTGAAGCATCCGCTCCGGAGGCAACTCCGACACCGGGTTCAACGGCCGGATCGGGTGCAGGTGGCGGTACGGGTTCTTCCGGTTCCGGACAGCCGTCAGCAACGCCAACGCCAACGGCAACGGAAAAACCGTCAACTACTCCAAAGACAACTGAGCAGCCGCATGAAGACATACCTCAGAGCGGTGGTACAGGCGAGCATGCACCGTTCCTTAAAGGATATCCGGGGGGACTGTTCAAGCCTGAGAACAATATTACAAGGGCGGAAGCGGCAGTTATCTTTGCCAAACTTTTAGGTGCGGATGAAAACAGCGCAGGCAAAAATTCATCCATCACTTTTAAGGATTTAAAAGACAGCCACTGGGCGGCATGGGCTATAAAATATGTTACGGAGCAAAATCTCTTTGGCGGCTATCCCGACGGAACTTTTATGCCGGACAAGAGCATAACAAGGGCTGAATTTGCAACCGTTACTTACAAATTCCTTGAGAAACTTGGAAAAATCGAACAGGGAACCGATGTCAAGACTCAGTTAAAAGACATAGAAGGACACTGGGCTCAAAAGTATATTGAGACTTTGGTTGCAAAAGGATATATAAAAGGCTATCCTGATGAAACTTTCAGACCTCAGGCAAGTATTAAGAGGGCGGAATCTGTAGCTCTCATTAACAGATCCCTTGAAAGAGGTCCGCTGAACGGTGCAGTTCTTGAGTTTACGGATGTTCCTGTAAACTATTGGGCATACAAGGATATAGCTGAGGGTGTAATTTATCACAGTTATAAAATTGATGAAAACGGACAGGAAGTAATGGTTGAAAAGCTTGATTAA